The sequence AGCAGTTGCTTGCTGACCGCGTGCGTCAGGGGGTGCAGGCGGGTGCCGCTGCCGCCGGCCAGGACGATGCCCTTCACGCGGCCCCCCCGGTCGGGCCGAGCCCGCGGCGGTCGAGGGCGTCGCCGCCGCGCACGGCGTCGACCCACGCGCCGTTCGCGAGGTACCAGGCGACGGTGGCGCGCAGGCCGTCCTCGAAGGGGACCTCCGCGCGCCACCCGAGGTCGGTTTCCGCGCGGGTGGGGTCGACGGCGTAGCGCCGGTCGTGCCCGGGGCGGTCGGGGACGTGCGCGATGCGCTCGGCGTGGGGGGCGCCGCCTGGGTGGGCGTCGTCGAGGGCGGCGCAGACGCGCCGCACGACGTCGAGGTTGGTGCGTTCGGTGCGGCCCCCGAACAGGTAGGTGCGGCCGGGCGTACCGCGCTCGAGGGCGAGCAGGAGCCCGCGGGCGTGGTCCTCGACGTGCAGCCAGTCGCGCACCTGGTCGCCGGCGCCGTAGACCGGCAGCGTGGCCCCCGCCGCCCCCCGCAGGATCGTCGTGGGGAGGAGCTTCTCGGGGAACTGGCGGGGGCCGTAGTTGTTGCTGCAGTTCGTGACGACCACCGGGAGGCCGTACGTGTGGAACCAGGCGCGCGCCAGGTGGTCGGAGGCGGCCTTGGAGGCGGCGTAGGGGCTGCGCGGGTCGTAGGGCGTCCCCGGGTGGAACGGCGGGGCGTCGGGCGCGAGGCTGCCGAACACCTCGTCGGTGGAGACGTGCACGAAACGCACGTCGTCGCGCATTCCGCTCGGGGGGGTCCAGGCGGCGCGGGCCGCCTCGAGGAGGGTGAAGGTCCCGTCGACGTTCGTGCGGAGGAAGGGGGCGGGCCCGTCGATGCTGCGGTCGACGTGGCTCTCCGCGGCGAGGTGCAGGACGGCGTCGGGGGCGTGCCGCTCGAAGGCCGCCGCGACGGCGGCGGGGTCGGTGACGTCGGCGTGCACGAAGGTGTGGCGCGGGTCGTCCAGGACGTCGGCGAGGCTGGCGCGGTGGCCGGCGTACGTCAGCGCGTCGAGGGTGACGACCCGGTGGTCGGTGGTGGCCAGCAGGGCGCGGACGACGGCGGACCCGATGAAGCCCGCCCCGCCGGTCACGAGGACGGTGCGGCTCACGGGGGGCCCTCCGTCGCGCGCTCGGGGGCGTCCCCAGGGGCGCCCGGGGGTGGGCTGGTGAAGGGGTCGGCGTCGCCGTAGTCCCGCAGGCGGGGGGCGGCGGCGTCCTTGACCGAGAGGGTGGGGGCGTCGACGCCCCACGCAACGTTCAGGTCGGGGTCGTCCCAGCGGAGGCTGCGCTCGAGCTCCGGGGCGTACCGCGCGGTGGTCTTGTAGTGGACGTCGGCGCCGTCGGACAGCACCAGGAAGCCGTGCGCGAAGCCCTCGGGGACCCACAGGTGCCGGTGGGCGCGGTCGTCGAGGACGGCGGACACCCACCGCCCGAAGTGCGGGGACGTGCGCCGCACGTCGACGGCGACGTCCAGGATGCGCCCCGCGAGGACGCTGACGAGCTTGCCTTGCGCGGCGGGGGGCGCCTGCCAGTGGAGGCCGCGCAGCACCCCGGCGGCGGAGCGGGAGTGGTTGTCCTGCACGAACGGCCCGACGCCGTGCGCGGCGTAGGTGGTCGCCTCGTAGCGCTCGAGGAAGAAGCCGCGGGCGTCGCCGTGCAGGGTCGGCGTGACGACGAGGACGCCGTCCTCGCCCCACGGGCCGAGCGGTTCGAAGGTCGCGCTCACGCCGCGGGCTCCGCGGCGCGCCAGCGGCCGCGGTGGGCGGCCAGCCGGTCGGTGTTCAGGGAGACGTCGGCGGGCAGGGCGACCGGCGCGTCGGCCCGCACGCCGGGCGCGACGTCCGGCGTGCGGCGGCGGACGAGGTCGAACACGCTCTTGCGCTCCGTGACGACGTGGAGGACGTCGCCCTCGACCTCGTCGTGGTGCCGGACGACGTCGGTCAGGAGGTCGGCGATCACGTCGACGTAATCCTGGCCGGTGAACAGGTCGGTGAAGGCGGTGGGGTGCGGCCAGACGCTCGGGCGGAACGACGTGCGCAGGAGCAGGGCGTCCGGCGCCCGCCGGGCGGCCTCCTCCGCGACGAGCTTCGTGAGGGCGTAGGCGTTGCGGACGGGGCCGGGCGGGTCGGTCTCGCGGTAGCCGCCCTCGGGCCGGTCGTCGCCCCCCCAGAAGACGTAGTCGCTGCTCACGTGCAGCAGCCGCGCGCCGCCCTCGCGGGCGGCGTCGGCGACGTGGCGGGTACCGGCGACGTTGACCGCCCAGGCGGTCGCGCGGTCGGTCTCGGCGGCGGCGACGTCGGTGAAGGCGGCGGCGTGCAGCACGACGTCGGGCGCGTGCGCCGCCACGAGGCGGCGCACGGCGTCCGCGTCGCGGACGTCCGCGTCCGCGCTCGCGGTGCCGGTGACGCGCAGGCCGGCGGCCGTGAGGCGGGGGACGAGCGCGCGGCCCAGCGTGCCGGTCGCGCCGGTCATCAGGACGTGCGGGGTGGGGGGCGTCCCCATCGGGTCAGGCGTCCGCGGGGGGTGGGGCTTCGGGGGCGCGGATCGCTTCGCGGAGGAACACGACCAACGTCGCGACGAGCGCCGCCACGACCGCGGCGAGGGCGGTGACGAGGACGGTGGGGCGCGCGACCGGGTCGGTCGGGGTGCGCGCCGGCTCCAGCAGGCGGGTGTTGCGGGGGGTCAGGTCGCTCACGAGCGCCAACGCCGGTTCGAGCGCCTGGACGCGGGCGTAGGCGTCGGCGGCGGCGTCCCGCTCGCGCTGCGCGGCGTCGAGCGCCAGGCGGGCGTCGGCGACGTCGGTGCGGAGCGTCTCGATGGCGGTGCGTTCCGCGTCGAGGGTGGCGTCGACGGCGCGGCGTTCCCCCTCGAGGCGGGCGATCTCCCGCGGGTCGCCCTGCGCCCCCTCCGCGCGGAGTCCGGCGAGGGTGCGCGTCAGCTGCGCGCGGTCGCTTTCGAGCCACCCGAGGCGGGCGTTCGCCGCCTCGAGCTGCCGTTCGAGGCCGGCGAGGTCGCGGGCGGCGGCGTCGCGGTAGGTGGCCTCCGCGGCGTCGAGGGCGGCGCGCCGCTCCTGCACCGCGGCGCGGGTGCGTTCGTAGATGGGGCCGAGGTCGTCGAGCAGGGTCGCGCGGACGCGCGCGACGGTCGCGTCGGCCCAGGCGTTCGCCCAGGCGCTGGCGGTGTCCGGCTCGGGGTGCGTGACGCGCATCACGACCGTCAGGGCGGAGCGGCCGCCGTCCCCGCCGGTGAGGACGTCGAGGGCGGTGGCGGCCTCGAGGTCGCGGGGGGCGTCGGGGGGCGTCACCCCGTCCGCCTCGAGGGCGGTGCGGACGGCGTCGTAGGTGCTGCGGCTCCCGGCGATGCTGCGCAGGGTCGCGACGTCGATGGCGCCGCGCACGTCGAAGTTCAGGGCGACGTCCTCCCCGAGCCGCACCTGGTTGGGGCTGGAGACGACCGTCGCGCGCGCCTCGTACGCGTCGGGCGCGAGCAGTCCCCAGGCGAGGGCGGCGGCGGCGGCGAGGACCGTGGCGACGAGGATGGCGGGAAGCCCGCGGCGCAGGATCGACGCCAGTTCGCGGAGGCTGACCTCGTCGTCCGCGACGGGGCGCGCGTGCGGGGGTGGGGGGCCGGGGTCGCTCACGGCGGCGACGATACCGCGGCGCGGGGGGCGGGAGGGGGGCCGCGCGGGCGCCGTTCAGCGTTCGGTGCGGATGAGGCCGTCCGCCTCGAGGCGCCGCAGCCAGGGCGCCAACTGGTCGAGCCCGACCCCGAGCGCGTCGGCGCACCCGCCGACGTCCAGGCCCCGCTGCAGCGTCCGCAGCAGCTCCTTGCCGGAGGGGCCGTAGTCGCTCTCGAACGACATCGCCAGGTCGGTCATCGGGTCGAGCGCGTCGCGCCCCCGGAGGGTCAGGTGGTAGCGGCGGGTCTCCAGGTCGGGGGGGTCGTCCGGCAGCGGGAGCGGTGGGAGCGCGGTGGGGTTGGGGTGCGCCTGGAAGCGGGCGGCGGCGGAGCCGCCGCCGCCGACCCGGAGGACCGGGACGCCGCCCTCGAGGAGGGTCGCTTCGCGGGCGGTGAGGCGGACGCCGTGGGGGGCGTCCCCCTCCCGGCCGAGCAGGAGGCCGGCGAACGCGCCGCGCCAGCTGGGGGGGAGGGGCGCGAACTGCAGCGTGGGGGCGTCGGGCCGGTCGGTCGTCGCGTCCGTCCCGCTGGGCGTCGCGCCGCCGTGCCGCAGGAGCAGGCGCAGCGCGTCGCCGTTGTGGACCGGGAGGGGCGCGTCGTCGGCGGCGGCGGCGGAGCGGGGGCGGCGTTCGCCGATCGCGGCGCGGATGCGCCCCTCGGCGAGGAGGGCGACGGCGGCGTCGCCGTCCTCGTCGAGGGTGAGGAGGCCGTCGGCGGCCTCCGCCTCGAGCGTCGCGAGCCAGGCGGGGAGGTGCGCGAGGTGGGCGCTGCAGGCGAAGCGGGCGGGCAGCTGCGGGATCGCGCGGAGGTGCGGGTCGGTGGCGCCTGGGAAGCGGCTGGGGAGTTCGGGGACGCCGTGCCGCGCGCCGCTCGGGAGGGCGTGATCGTGGAAGGCGAAGGCGACGTCCGCGACGTCGCTGCCGGGGGGTGCGCCGTGTTCGGCGCGGGCGATCGTTTCGCCGCCGTCGATCAGGGTGGTCACGAGGCCGCGCGGGCCGGCGGTCGCGAGGGTGCCGACCTCCTTCGCGTCGAGCAGCGTGCGGAGGAGTTCCGCGGCGCCGTGCGGGCCGCTGCGCCCCTGCAGCGCCGGGCCGGTGCGGCTCACGCGTCGTCGGGCGTCCCCGCGAGGACGCGGTCGAGGAGGGCGCGGTCGGCGTCGAAGGTGAGGCGTTCGCGGGCGACGTCGGGGGGCAGGAAGGCGCCGTCGGGGAACAGCGCTTCGCGGGGCGTGAACGCCGCCGCCTGCGGGGCGGTGCAGCGGAACCAGGTGATGCGGCGGGGGACGCCGTCGGCGTTGACGTACGCCGTCGTCCAGGTGGCGTCGGGGTCGGGGGCCGTGGCGTGCACGCCGGCCTCCTCCGCGATCTCGCGGAGGGCGGTCTCGAGGGGGCCTTCGCCGGGGTCGACGTGGCCCTTGGGGAACGCCCATTCGCCGTTCGCGCGGCGCAGGAGGAGCACCGTCCCGTCGGGGCGGAACACCAGTCCGCCGGCGCCGGCGGTGGGGGCGGCGGGGTCGTCGGGCGCGCGCGTCATCGTCCGAGCATGCTAGCACCACCGC comes from Trueperaceae bacterium and encodes:
- a CDS encoding Wzz/FepE/Etk N-terminal domain-containing protein, with the protein product MSDPGPPPPHARPVADDEVSLRELASILRRGLPAILVATVLAAAAALAWGLLAPDAYEARATVVSSPNQVRLGEDVALNFDVRGAIDVATLRSIAGSRSTYDAVRTALEADGVTPPDAPRDLEAATALDVLTGGDGGRSALTVVMRVTHPEPDTASAWANAWADATVARVRATLLDDLGPIYERTRAAVQERRAALDAAEATYRDAAARDLAGLERQLEAANARLGWLESDRAQLTRTLAGLRAEGAQGDPREIARLEGERRAVDATLDAERTAIETLRTDVADARLALDAAQRERDAAADAYARVQALEPALALVSDLTPRNTRLLEPARTPTDPVARPTVLVTALAAVVAALVATLVVFLREAIRAPEAPPPADA
- the rfbC gene encoding dTDP-4-dehydrorhamnose 3,5-epimerase codes for the protein MSATFEPLGPWGEDGVLVVTPTLHGDARGFFLERYEATTYAAHGVGPFVQDNHSRSAAGVLRGLHWQAPPAAQGKLVSVLAGRILDVAVDVRRTSPHFGRWVSAVLDDRAHRHLWVPEGFAHGFLVLSDGADVHYKTTARYAPELERSLRWDDPDLNVAWGVDAPTLSVKDAAAPRLRDYGDADPFTSPPPGAPGDAPERATEGPP
- a CDS encoding NUDIX domain-containing protein: MTRAPDDPAAPTAGAGGLVFRPDGTVLLLRRANGEWAFPKGHVDPGEGPLETALREIAEEAGVHATAPDPDATWTTAYVNADGVPRRITWFRCTAPQAAAFTPREALFPDGAFLPPDVARERLTFDADRALLDRVLAGTPDDA
- the rfbB gene encoding dTDP-glucose 4,6-dehydratase, producing the protein MSRTVLVTGGAGFIGSAVVRALLATTDHRVVTLDALTYAGHRASLADVLDDPRHTFVHADVTDPAAVAAAFERHAPDAVLHLAAESHVDRSIDGPAPFLRTNVDGTFTLLEAARAAWTPPSGMRDDVRFVHVSTDEVFGSLAPDAPPFHPGTPYDPRSPYAASKAASDHLARAWFHTYGLPVVVTNCSNNYGPRQFPEKLLPTTILRGAAGATLPVYGAGDQVRDWLHVEDHARGLLLALERGTPGRTYLFGGRTERTNLDVVRRVCAALDDAHPGGAPHAERIAHVPDRPGHDRRYAVDPTRAETDLGWRAEVPFEDGLRATVAWYLANGAWVDAVRGGDALDRRGLGPTGGAA
- a CDS encoding sugar nucleotide-binding protein; protein product: MGTPPTPHVLMTGATGTLGRALVPRLTAAGLRVTGTASADADVRDADAVRRLVAAHAPDVVLHAAAFTDVAAAETDRATAWAVNVAGTRHVADAAREGGARLLHVSSDYVFWGGDDRPEGGYRETDPPGPVRNAYALTKLVAEEAARRAPDALLLRTSFRPSVWPHPTAFTDLFTGQDYVDVIADLLTDVVRHHDEVEGDVLHVVTERKSVFDLVRRRTPDVAPGVRADAPVALPADVSLNTDRLAAHRGRWRAAEPAA
- a CDS encoding sugar phosphate nucleotidyltransferase — its product is MKGIVLAGGSGTRLHPLTHAVSKQLL